In Phocoena phocoena chromosome 3, mPhoPho1.1, whole genome shotgun sequence, a single window of DNA contains:
- the KLHL26 gene encoding kelch-like protein 26, producing the protein MAASGGSGGAGGGGFRAGPGPERPNSMADKNGALKCTFSAPGHSTSLLQGLAALRAQGQLLDVVLTINQETFHAHKVVLAACSDYFRAMFTGGMRETSQDVIELKGVSARGLQHIIDFAYSAEVTLDLDCVQDVLGAAVFLQMLPVVELCEEFLKAAMSVETCLNIGHMATTFSLASLKESVDTFTFRHFLQIAEEEDFLHLPLERLVFFLKSNRLQSCAEIDLFRVAVRWLQHDPARRLRASHVLCHIRFPLMRSSDLVDSVQTLDIMVEDVLCRQYLLEAFNYQVLPFRQHEMQSPRTAVRSDVPSLVAFGGTPYTDSDRSVSSKVYQLPEPGSRHFRELTEMEVGCSHTCVAVLDNFVYVAGGQHLQYRSGEGAVDSCYRYDPHLNRWLRLQAMQESRIQFQLNVLCGMVYATGGRNRAGSLASVERYCPRRNEWGYACSLKRRTWGHAGASSGGRLYISGGYGISVEDKKALHCYDPEADQWEFKAPMSEPRVLHAMVGTGGRIYALGGRMDHVDRCFDVLAVEYYVPETDQWTSVSPMRAGQSEAGCCLLDRKIYIVGGYNWRLNNVTGIVQVYNTETDEWERDLHFPESFAGIACAPVLLPRARTRR; encoded by the exons CATGGCCGACAAGAACGGGGCCCTCAAGTGTACCTTCTCAGCCCCTGGCCACAGCACCAGCCTCCTGCAGGGCCTCGCCGCCCTCCGCGCCCAGGGCCAGCTCCTGGATGTCGTGCTCACCATCAACCAAGAGACCTTTCACGCGCACAAGGTGGTCCTGGCCGCCTGCAGCGACTACTTCAG GGCCATGTTCACGGGCGGCATGAGGGAGACGAGCCAGGACGTTATTGAGCTGAAGGGCGTGTCGGCCCGCGGCCTGCAGCACATCATCGACTTTGCCTACAGTGCCGAGGTGACACTGGACCTGGACTGTGTGCAGGACGTGCTGGGTGCAGCCGTGTTCCTGCAGATGCTGCCCGTGGTGGAGCTGTGTGAGGAGTTCCTCAAGGCCGCCATGAGCGTGGAGACCTGCCTCAACATTGGCCACATGGCCACCACCTTCAGCCTGGCCTCGCTCAAGGAATCGGTGGACACCTTCACCTTCCGGCACTTCCTGCAGATTGCCGAGGAGGAGGACTTCCTGCACCTGCCGCTGGAGCGCCTCGTCTTCTTCCTGAAGAGCAACCGGCTGCAGAGCTGCGCTGAGATTGACCTGTTCCGTGTGGCCGTCCGCTGGCTGCAGCACGACCCCGCCAGGCGGCTGCGCGCCAGCCACGTGCTCTGCCACATCCGCTTCCCGCTCATGCGGTCCTCAGACCTGGTGGACAGCGTGCAGACGCTAGACATCATGGTGGAGGATGTGCTGTGCCGCCAGTACCTGCTGGAGGCCTTCAACTACCAGGTGCTCCCCTTCCGGCAGCATGAGATGCAGTCGCCGCGCACAGCCGTGCGCTCGGATGTGCCCTCGCTGGTTGCCTTCGGTGGCACGCCCTACACCGACAGCGACCGCTCGGTCAGCAGCAAGGTGTACCAGCTGCCCGAGCCGGGGTCCCGCCACTTCCGTGAGCTGACGGAGATGGAGGTGGGCTGCAGCCACACGTGCGTAGCCGTGCTGGACAACTTCGTGTACGTGGCCGGGGGTCAGCACCTGCAGTACCGCAGTGGCGAGGGCGCCGTGGACTCCTGCTACCGCTACGACCCCCACCTGAACCGCTGGCTGCGCCTGCAGGCTATGCAGGAGAGCCGAATCCAGTTCCAGTTGAATGTGCTGTGCGGCATGGTATACGCCACGGGTGGCCGCAACCGGGCCGGCAGCCTGGCCTCGGTTGAGAGGTACTGCCCGCGGCGCAATGAGTGGGGCTACGCCTGTTCACTGAAGCGCCGCACGTGGGGCCACGCGGGTGCCTCGTCTGGGGGCCGCCTCTACATCTCGGGCGGCTACGGCATTTCGGTGGAGGACAAGAAGGCCCTGCACTGCTACGACCCCGAGGCCGACCAGTGGGAGTTCAAGGCTCCCATGAGCGAGCCCCGAGTGCTCCACGCCATGGTGGGCACCGGCGGCCGCATCTACGCCCTCGGTGGCCGCATGGACCACGTTGACCGCTGCTTCGACGTGCTGGCTGTGGAGTACTACGTGCCCGAGACGGACCAGTGGACCAGTGTGAGCCCCATGCGGGCCGGACAGTCAGAGGCCGGCTGCTGCCTGCTGGACAGGAAGATCTACATTGTTGGGGGCTACAACTGGCGTCTCAACAACGTGACAGGCATCGTGCAGGTGTACAACACCGAGACGGATGAGTGGGAGCGCGACCTGCACTTCCCGGAGTCCTTTGCCGGCATCGCCTGTGCCCCCGTCCTGCTGCCCCGGGCCAGGACCAGGAGGTAG